A single Roseomonas gilardii DNA region contains:
- the kdpF gene encoding K(+)-transporting ATPase subunit F encodes MLDLILGGAVSAGLLAYLLWALLRPEDL; translated from the coding sequence ATGCTCGACCTGATCCTGGGCGGCGCCGTTTCGGCCGGGCTGCTGGCCTATCTGCTATGGGCGCTCCTGCGCCCCGAGGACCTCTAA
- a CDS encoding sensor histidine kinase, with amino-acid sequence MTREAGAANGEPVRPDPDALLALAKREQRGRLKVFLGAAPGVGKTYEMLTEARRRALGGADVLVGLVETHGRAETAAQLAGLEVLPRASLPYRGQMLSEFDLDAALARHPAILVLDELPHSNAPGSRHPKRWQDVEELRAAGIEVWTAMNVQHLESLSETVARITGVRVAETVPDHVLAGADAVELIDIPPAELLERMRQGKVYRADQTARALKGFFREGNLAALREMALRRTAERVDADVTGYMRANAIAGPWPAGDRVMVLVGGGPEAETVVRQARRIADALRAPLVALHIERSGRAGGDPSQALRLAESLGAETETVVETDLPRAILRVAQSRNVTHLVIGRGRPSFWRRLTGRTFATILMRRTPEFTLHLVPSPAEAGRPKPVADRRGYPAWLGWASVAVGVLAATGIAFALDGRVTEGSLGMVYLATTVAAAVGFGPLHGFATALLSFLLWNYLFIEPRYTLTIDGPQEVLGALVFGLVALLLAGTAGRLGRTARTAQARVFGLRRLVEFSRRLGAPMDRGSLLSLIAEETGRVSGCSCCVLVPLSGEDLPGLGLPRERRPDDTDLILRAAVPSTAEPDDASMAAARWAYAKGKPTGWGTDTLPTALWQFQPLPSGQGIAGVVGIRFADRSEPLDSERSRTLTALLDQAAIALERAELTEDRARSAMRAEADALRTTLLTSLGHDLRTPLTSIRGSLETLRTMGDALSPAARVDLILAAEEETVRLGRFTSNILDMVRLESGQVPLRREAVDLPSALEAAVARAEHVVGRKVERRIAEHLPEPSLDPVLFDQILGNLLDNAMKFSGPEGQVAVVARRLGANVSISVEDDGPGIPREDLARIFDPFFRASRTDRIVAGSGLGLAIARGLTQAMGGAILAESPIQGGHGTRITVRFPA; translated from the coding sequence ATGACGAGAGAGGCGGGGGCAGCGAACGGTGAGCCTGTCAGGCCCGATCCCGATGCACTGCTGGCCCTGGCGAAGCGGGAGCAACGGGGAAGGCTGAAAGTCTTCCTCGGTGCGGCGCCAGGCGTCGGCAAGACCTACGAGATGCTGACGGAAGCCCGCAGGCGTGCCCTGGGGGGTGCCGACGTGCTGGTCGGTCTGGTGGAAACCCATGGCCGTGCGGAGACAGCGGCCCAGCTCGCCGGGCTGGAAGTTCTGCCGCGCGCCAGTCTGCCCTATCGCGGCCAGATGTTGAGCGAGTTCGATCTGGACGCGGCACTCGCACGCCATCCCGCCATCCTGGTGCTCGACGAGTTGCCGCACAGCAATGCGCCCGGCAGCCGCCATCCGAAGCGTTGGCAGGATGTGGAAGAACTGCGGGCGGCCGGCATCGAGGTCTGGACCGCCATGAATGTCCAGCATCTCGAGAGCCTGTCGGAAACGGTGGCGCGCATCACCGGCGTGCGCGTGGCCGAGACGGTCCCGGACCATGTGCTGGCCGGCGCGGATGCGGTGGAGCTGATCGACATCCCGCCGGCCGAGTTGCTGGAGCGGATGCGGCAGGGCAAGGTCTATCGCGCTGACCAGACGGCGCGCGCCCTGAAGGGCTTCTTCCGCGAAGGCAACCTCGCAGCCTTGCGGGAGATGGCACTCCGCCGGACGGCCGAACGCGTGGATGCCGACGTCACGGGCTACATGCGGGCCAATGCCATCGCGGGCCCCTGGCCGGCAGGCGACCGGGTCATGGTCCTCGTGGGCGGTGGGCCGGAGGCCGAGACGGTGGTCCGGCAGGCCCGCCGCATAGCGGACGCATTGCGGGCGCCCCTGGTGGCCTTGCACATCGAACGATCGGGCAGGGCAGGAGGAGACCCGTCCCAGGCGCTGCGTCTGGCGGAGTCGCTCGGTGCCGAAACCGAGACGGTGGTCGAGACCGATCTGCCCCGTGCCATCCTGAGGGTGGCCCAATCGCGCAACGTCACGCATCTCGTTATCGGTCGTGGCCGGCCGTCGTTCTGGCGGCGCCTGACGGGGCGCACCTTCGCGACGATCCTGATGCGGCGCACCCCGGAATTCACGCTGCACCTTGTTCCAAGCCCTGCCGAGGCGGGTCGTCCGAAACCGGTCGCGGACCGGCGCGGCTACCCCGCCTGGCTCGGCTGGGCCAGCGTGGCCGTCGGCGTCCTGGCCGCGACAGGGATCGCCTTTGCCCTGGATGGCCGGGTGACCGAGGGGTCGCTCGGCATGGTCTACCTCGCCACCACGGTGGCCGCGGCGGTCGGGTTCGGCCCCCTGCACGGTTTCGCCACCGCGCTCCTGTCCTTCCTCCTCTGGAACTACCTTTTCATCGAACCGCGCTACACCTTGACCATCGACGGCCCCCAGGAAGTGCTCGGCGCCCTGGTCTTCGGCCTGGTGGCCCTGCTGCTCGCGGGGACGGCGGGACGGCTCGGGCGGACCGCCCGCACCGCCCAGGCCCGGGTCTTCGGGCTTCGGCGCCTGGTGGAGTTCAGCCGTCGTCTCGGTGCCCCCATGGACCGGGGCTCCCTGCTGTCCCTGATCGCGGAAGAGACCGGGCGGGTTTCCGGCTGCTCCTGTTGCGTCCTCGTGCCCCTTTCCGGGGAGGACCTGCCGGGTCTGGGCCTGCCGCGGGAGCGCAGGCCGGACGATACCGACCTGATCCTCCGGGCGGCGGTGCCGTCCACGGCCGAGCCCGACGACGCCTCCATGGCCGCCGCGCGCTGGGCCTACGCCAAGGGGAAGCCGACAGGGTGGGGGACGGATACGCTTCCGACGGCGCTCTGGCAGTTCCAGCCCTTGCCCAGCGGGCAGGGGATCGCGGGGGTGGTGGGAATCCGCTTCGCGGACCGCTCGGAACCGCTCGACAGCGAGAGGTCGCGAACCCTGACCGCGCTTCTCGACCAGGCGGCCATCGCGCTCGAACGGGCGGAGCTGACGGAGGACCGGGCGCGAAGCGCCATGCGGGCGGAAGCGGATGCATTGCGAACGACGCTGCTCACCTCGCTCGGCCACGACCTGCGCACGCCGCTGACCAGCATCAGGGGGTCGCTGGAAACGCTCCGGACGATGGGCGATGCACTTTCCCCGGCGGCCAGGGTGGATCTCATCCTCGCGGCCGAGGAGGAAACGGTGCGCCTCGGCCGCTTCACATCCAACATCCTCGACATGGTCCGGCTGGAAAGCGGGCAGGTTCCGCTGCGGCGCGAAGCGGTGGACCTGCCTTCCGCTCTGGAGGCTGCAGTGGCGCGGGCGGAACACGTGGTGGGGCGCAAGGTGGAGCGGCGCATCGCCGAGCACCTGCCGGAGCCCTCCCTGGACCCGGTCCTGTTCGACCAGATCCTTGGCAACCTGCTCGACAACGCGATGAAGTTCTCGGGCCCAGAGGGGCAGGTTGCCGTTGTCGCGCGGCGCCTCGGCGCGAATGTATCGATCTCCGTCGAGGATGACGGGCCCGGCATCCCGCGCGAGGATCTCGCGCGGATCTTCGATCCCTTCTTCCGTGCTTCGCGCACCGACCGGATCGTGGCCGGCAGCGGCCTGGGCCTTGCCATCGCACGGGGTTTGACCCAGGCCATGGGCGGAGCGATCCTGGCCGAGAGCCCCATTCAGGGCGGGCACGGCACACGCATCACGGTACGGTTTCCTGCATGA
- the kdpC gene encoding potassium-transporting ATPase subunit KdpC has protein sequence MSLLRPAVTVVAGFTLLLGLAVPMAMTGLATTFLPNAAGGSLIERDGRVVGSALIGQNFTGERYFHGRPSATTASDPQDGGRTVDSPYNAASSAASQRGPSSQVLVDGVRERIATAGPAPVPADAVMASGSGLDPDISPENAARQVGRVAQARGMPEERVRAILRENTAAPILGFLGVPRVNVLRLNLALDAAS, from the coding sequence ATGTCTCTGCTTCGTCCCGCCGTGACCGTGGTCGCCGGCTTCACCCTGCTCCTCGGTCTGGCCGTGCCGATGGCCATGACGGGCCTCGCGACCACCTTCCTGCCGAATGCCGCCGGGGGGTCCCTGATCGAGCGCGACGGGAGGGTGGTCGGCTCGGCCCTGATCGGGCAGAACTTCACCGGGGAACGCTATTTCCATGGCCGCCCCTCCGCCACCACCGCATCCGATCCACAGGACGGCGGCAGGACAGTGGATTCGCCGTACAATGCCGCATCATCGGCAGCCTCGCAGCGCGGGCCATCCAGCCAGGTCCTGGTCGATGGGGTGCGCGAGCGCATCGCAACGGCCGGGCCCGCGCCCGTGCCCGCCGATGCCGTCATGGCCTCCGGCTCCGGCCTCGACCCGGATATCAGTCCGGAGAACGCAGCCCGTCAGGTGGGGCGGGTTGCCCAGGCTCGCGGCATGCCGGAGGAGCGGGTCCGTGCGATCCTGCGCGAGAACACCGCGGCGCCGATCCTGGGCTTCCTTGGCGTACCACGCGTGAACGTGCTTCGCCTCAATCTCGCACTCGACGCCGCAAGCTGA
- the kdpB gene encoding potassium-transporting ATPase subunit KdpB translates to MLDTTTGPGESTRTRPVLLDTTLLPRAAADAFRKLNPVTLIRNPVIFVTEVVSILVTLLAARAAFAGEPWAFQAGIALWLWFTVLFATFAEAVAEGRGRARAESLRRARTETQAKLLLRADDRNLWQPRSAAELRVGDLVLVEAGDLIPSDGEAVQGIASVNEAAVTGESAPVIRESGGDRSAVTGGTLVVSDWIVVRITAAPGSTFIDRMISLVEGAARQKTPNEIALDILLAGMTIIFLIAVASVVGLASWNGAPPSVPVLAALLVTLIPTTIGGLLSAIGIAGMDRLVRFNVMATSGRAVEAAGDVDVLLLDKTGTITLGNRQAAAFHTAPGVSTRELAEAAVLSSLADETPEGRSILAFAREAHGVVPPALPAGAKVVPFTAQTRISGLDLPDGSYRKGAADSITRVLDAEAPSALREAVERIARQGGTPLVVARDRRLLGAIELKDIVKPGMRERFAALRRMGIRTVMVTGDNRLTAAAIAAEAGVDDFIAEATPEDKLGYIRKAQGEGRLVAMAGDGTNDAPALAQADVGLAMQTGTQAAREAGNMVDLDSDPTKLIEVVEIGKQLLITRGALTTFSISNDVAKYFAILPAIFVTQYPELQALNVMRLASPESAILSAVIFNALIIVALVPLALRGVRYTPSGAAALLRRNLLIYGVGGIVAPFAGIKIIDLVLQMLGIA, encoded by the coding sequence ATGCTCGACACCACCACCGGCCCGGGCGAATCCACGCGCACCCGGCCTGTTCTCCTCGACACGACGCTGCTGCCGCGCGCGGCCGCGGATGCTTTCCGCAAGCTGAACCCTGTCACGCTGATCCGGAACCCGGTGATCTTCGTGACGGAGGTTGTCTCCATCCTCGTCACGCTGCTGGCGGCCCGCGCCGCCTTCGCGGGGGAGCCATGGGCTTTCCAGGCAGGCATCGCGCTGTGGCTCTGGTTCACCGTCCTGTTCGCCACCTTCGCCGAGGCGGTGGCAGAGGGCCGCGGCCGCGCACGGGCGGAAAGCCTGCGCAGGGCCCGCACCGAGACCCAGGCGAAGCTCCTCCTGCGGGCCGATGACCGCAACCTCTGGCAGCCACGCAGCGCGGCGGAACTGCGGGTGGGCGATCTGGTCCTGGTCGAAGCGGGCGACCTCATCCCCTCGGACGGCGAGGCGGTGCAAGGCATCGCCTCGGTGAACGAGGCCGCCGTGACCGGTGAGAGCGCGCCCGTGATCCGCGAAAGCGGTGGCGACCGCTCGGCGGTGACGGGCGGAACGCTGGTGGTGTCCGACTGGATCGTGGTGCGCATCACCGCGGCGCCGGGTTCCACCTTCATCGACCGCATGATCTCGCTGGTCGAAGGTGCCGCGCGCCAGAAGACGCCGAACGAGATCGCGCTCGACATCCTGCTCGCCGGCATGACGATCATCTTCCTGATCGCCGTGGCCAGCGTGGTGGGGCTTGCGAGCTGGAACGGCGCCCCGCCCTCCGTGCCCGTGCTGGCCGCGCTGCTGGTCACGCTGATCCCGACCACCATCGGCGGCCTGCTTTCGGCCATCGGCATCGCGGGCATGGACCGTCTCGTGCGCTTCAACGTCATGGCGACGAGCGGGCGCGCGGTGGAGGCGGCGGGCGACGTGGACGTGCTGCTGCTGGACAAGACCGGCACCATCACCCTTGGCAACCGCCAGGCCGCTGCGTTCCACACCGCCCCGGGCGTGAGCACGCGGGAACTGGCCGAGGCCGCGGTGCTTTCCTCCCTGGCCGATGAGACGCCGGAGGGCCGCTCGATCCTCGCCTTCGCGCGCGAGGCGCACGGCGTGGTGCCCCCTGCCCTGCCGGCCGGGGCGAAGGTGGTGCCCTTCACGGCCCAGACCCGGATCTCCGGGCTGGACCTGCCGGATGGAAGCTACCGCAAGGGGGCGGCCGACAGCATCACGCGCGTGCTCGATGCCGAGGCGCCGTCCGCCCTGCGCGAGGCCGTGGAGCGTATCGCGCGGCAGGGCGGCACGCCGCTGGTGGTGGCCAGGGACCGCCGCCTGCTGGGTGCGATCGAGCTGAAGGACATCGTCAAGCCCGGCATGCGGGAGCGCTTCGCCGCGCTGCGCAGGATGGGCATCCGCACGGTGATGGTGACGGGCGACAACCGTTTGACCGCCGCCGCCATCGCGGCCGAGGCCGGGGTGGACGACTTCATCGCCGAGGCCACGCCCGAGGACAAGCTCGGCTATATCCGCAAGGCACAGGGGGAAGGTCGCCTCGTGGCCATGGCGGGCGACGGCACCAACGACGCGCCCGCCCTGGCGCAGGCGGATGTCGGCCTCGCCATGCAGACGGGCACCCAGGCGGCCCGTGAGGCCGGCAACATGGTGGACCTCGACAGCGATCCGACCAAGCTGATCGAGGTCGTCGAGATCGGCAAGCAGCTCCTCATCACCCGGGGGGCGCTGACGACCTTCTCCATCTCGAACGATGTGGCGAAGTACTTCGCCATCCTGCCGGCGATCTTCGTGACCCAGTATCCGGAACTCCAGGCACTGAACGTGATGCGGCTGGCAAGCCCGGAGAGCGCCATCCTTTCCGCCGTGATCTTCAACGCCCTGATCATCGTGGCCCTGGTGCCCCTGGCGCTGCGTGGCGTGCGCTACACGCCGTCCGGAGCGGCGGCGCTGCTGCGACGGAACCTCCTGATCTATGGGGTGGGCGGGATCGTCGCGCCTTTCGCAGGGATCAAGATCATCGACCTCGTACTCCAGATGCTGGGGATCGCCTGA
- the iolE gene encoding myo-inosose-2 dehydratase, whose translation MIRIGANPICWSNDDKPEIGGHITLEQCLAQAREIGLEGMELGNKFPAEPGALAEVLGRYGLALVGGWYSTFLLEREPEAELAAAQAHLAKLKALGSKVFIACECTRTVHPLEDTPLSARPVMDEAEWKRFLPRLTRFADMIAAEGLTLAYHHHMGTVVQTEAEIGRLMRGTGAAVHLLLDTGHATWGGADPAVLASRHRDRIAHVHAKDVRLPVAGRAMAEGWSFLRSVMEGVYTVPGDGTVDYVSVFRAIPDYDGWVVIEAEQDPLKAPPETYVRMGFDSLVGFLKEAGFGPRLSRPATSRAA comes from the coding sequence ATGATCCGCATCGGCGCCAACCCGATCTGCTGGTCGAATGACGACAAGCCGGAGATCGGCGGCCACATCACCCTCGAGCAATGCCTGGCCCAGGCCAGGGAGATCGGGCTGGAAGGCATGGAGCTCGGCAACAAGTTCCCGGCCGAGCCCGGGGCACTGGCGGAAGTGCTGGGCCGGTATGGCCTGGCCCTGGTCGGTGGATGGTATTCGACCTTCCTGCTGGAGCGCGAGCCGGAGGCGGAACTCGCCGCGGCGCAGGCGCATCTGGCGAAGCTGAAGGCCCTCGGCAGCAAGGTCTTCATCGCCTGCGAATGCACCCGCACGGTGCATCCGCTGGAAGACACCCCTCTTTCCGCGCGGCCAGTGATGGACGAGGCCGAATGGAAGCGCTTCCTGCCCCGGCTGACCCGCTTCGCCGACATGATCGCGGCGGAGGGCCTGACCCTGGCCTATCACCACCACATGGGCACGGTGGTGCAGACCGAGGCGGAGATCGGCCGGCTGATGCGAGGCACGGGCGCGGCGGTGCATCTGCTGCTCGACACGGGGCACGCGACCTGGGGCGGCGCCGATCCGGCGGTCCTGGCCTCGCGTCACCGCGACCGCATCGCCCATGTCCATGCGAAGGACGTGCGCCTTCCGGTCGCGGGGCGGGCCATGGCGGAAGGCTGGTCCTTCCTCCGTTCCGTGATGGAGGGGGTCTATACCGTGCCGGGCGACGGAACGGTGGATTACGTCTCCGTCTTCCGCGCGATCCCCGATTATGACGGCTGGGTGGTCATCGAGGCGGAGCAGGATCCGCTGAAGGCACCCCCGGAGACCTATGTTCGCATGGGCTTCGACAGTCTCGTCGGCTTCCTGAAGGAGGCCGGCTTCGGCCCGCGCCTGTCCAGGCCGGCGACATCGCGCGCCGCCTGA
- the iolB gene encoding 5-deoxy-glucuronate isomerase: MSRLRLRPEGSSGRVLHVTPETAGWTYVGFDLHRLRSGAGATGGEPGREACLVLVSGKARITAAGQDFGIVGGRPSPFEGRPDSVYVPAGAAWNAVGEGPEEAVLAVCTAPGEPGRRAARRIAPDDVTQEVRGGGSNTRHVTNILPETAEADGLLVVEVITPGGNTSSYPPHRHDEDDPPRQTLLEETYYHRLDPPQGFAFQRVYTDDRSLDETMLVEDGDLTLVPRGYHPCATIHGYDLYYLNVMAGPVRSWRFHNDPDHEWIVQTRTG, encoded by the coding sequence ATGTCCAGACTGCGCCTGCGGCCAGAGGGAAGCTCCGGCCGCGTGCTCCATGTGACGCCCGAAACCGCCGGCTGGACCTATGTCGGCTTCGATCTCCACCGGCTGCGGTCCGGTGCCGGGGCGACGGGCGGCGAGCCGGGGCGCGAGGCCTGCCTCGTCCTGGTTTCCGGAAAGGCGCGCATCACCGCCGCGGGGCAGGATTTCGGGATCGTCGGGGGGCGGCCCTCGCCGTTCGAAGGCCGGCCCGATTCCGTCTATGTCCCGGCGGGCGCCGCCTGGAACGCGGTGGGGGAGGGGCCGGAGGAGGCCGTGCTGGCCGTCTGCACTGCGCCGGGCGAACCGGGCAGGCGTGCAGCCCGGCGCATCGCGCCGGATGACGTGACGCAGGAGGTGCGGGGCGGGGGCAGCAACACCCGCCATGTCACCAACATCCTGCCGGAGACGGCGGAGGCGGATGGTTTGCTGGTGGTGGAGGTGATCACCCCCGGCGGCAATACCTCCAGCTACCCGCCGCACCGCCATGACGAGGACGATCCGCCGCGGCAGACCCTCCTCGAGGAAACCTACTACCACCGTCTCGACCCGCCGCAGGGCTTCGCCTTCCAGCGTGTCTATACGGATGACCGCAGCCTGGACGAAACCATGCTGGTCGAGGACGGGGACCTGACCCTCGTGCCCAGGGGCTACCATCCCTGCGCCACGATCCACGGCTACGATCTCTACTATCTGAACGTCATGGCCGGCCCGGTGCGGAGCTGGCGCTTCCACAACGATCCCGATCACGAGTGGATCGTGCAGACCCGGACCGGATGA
- the kdpA gene encoding potassium-transporting ATPase subunit KdpA: MTLIGWAQIALVLACILASAVPLGRYIAAVADGRATWLRPLETVFYRAGGIDPGRGQDWKAYVLAMLSANAAGFVLLFAILRLQGLLPLNPQGFPGMSSSLAFNTAASFVTNTNWQAYSGETAASYLSQMAGLAVQNFLSASTGIALALAVSRAFARGGLRELGNFWADFVRITLYVLLPLAIALGAVFVALGVPQTFADYATATTLEGARQTIPLGPVAFQIAIKHLGTNGGGFFGVNSLHPFEGPDALVTALQIWGQAVIPFALCLTFGRIVGDIRQGRVLLAVMLGFVVAATAAIYAAEAAGNPLLTALGVDPAMGNMEGKDVRFGLPLVALFTATTTGASCGAVNAMFDSFMPLGGLVPLFLIQLGEVLPGGVGSGLYGILVFALLAVFVAGLMVGRTPEYLGKKVQAREIKLAMLAVLILPTVILGFTAVSLVLPAAMASIANAGPHGLTEMLYAYSSAAGNNGSAFGGLAADTPWMDLTLGIAMMLGRFAYVVPVMAIAGSLAAKPRAAEGGGTFPTHGPLFAGLLAGVILILGGLQFLPSLTLGPIAEHFTLLAGKTF; encoded by the coding sequence ATGACACTCATCGGCTGGGCGCAGATTGCGCTCGTCCTCGCATGCATTCTCGCCTCCGCGGTGCCGCTCGGGCGCTACATCGCGGCCGTTGCCGATGGCCGCGCGACCTGGCTGCGCCCCCTGGAGACGGTGTTCTATCGTGCCGGAGGCATCGATCCCGGACGTGGCCAGGACTGGAAAGCCTATGTCCTCGCCATGCTGTCGGCGAATGCCGCGGGCTTCGTGCTGCTCTTTGCCATCCTGCGCCTGCAGGGCCTGCTGCCGCTGAACCCGCAGGGCTTTCCCGGCATGTCTTCCTCGCTCGCCTTCAACACAGCGGCGAGCTTCGTGACGAACACGAACTGGCAGGCCTATTCGGGCGAGACGGCCGCCTCCTACCTGTCGCAGATGGCCGGCCTCGCCGTGCAGAACTTCCTTTCCGCCTCGACCGGCATCGCCCTGGCGCTCGCCGTCTCCCGTGCCTTCGCCCGTGGAGGTTTGCGCGAACTCGGGAACTTCTGGGCCGACTTCGTCCGTATCACCCTCTATGTGCTCCTGCCCCTGGCCATCGCGCTGGGTGCGGTCTTCGTGGCGCTCGGCGTGCCACAGACTTTCGCGGATTACGCCACGGCGACCACGCTGGAGGGCGCCCGGCAAACCATTCCCCTGGGTCCGGTGGCCTTCCAGATCGCGATCAAGCATCTCGGCACCAATGGCGGCGGCTTCTTCGGCGTGAACTCGCTGCATCCCTTCGAGGGGCCCGACGCCCTGGTCACCGCGCTGCAGATCTGGGGACAGGCCGTCATTCCCTTCGCGCTCTGCCTGACCTTCGGACGGATCGTGGGCGATATCCGCCAGGGTCGCGTGCTTCTGGCGGTGATGCTGGGCTTCGTGGTCGCCGCCACCGCAGCCATCTATGCGGCGGAGGCCGCGGGCAACCCCCTGCTGACCGCGCTGGGCGTCGATCCGGCCATGGGCAACATGGAGGGCAAGGACGTGCGCTTCGGCCTACCGCTCGTCGCGCTCTTCACCGCCACCACCACAGGCGCTTCCTGTGGCGCGGTGAATGCCATGTTCGACAGCTTCATGCCGCTGGGCGGTCTGGTGCCCCTGTTCCTGATCCAACTGGGCGAGGTGCTGCCGGGGGGCGTCGGATCGGGCCTCTACGGCATCCTGGTCTTCGCCCTGCTCGCCGTCTTCGTGGCGGGGCTGATGGTCGGACGCACGCCGGAATACCTGGGCAAGAAGGTACAGGCGCGCGAGATCAAGCTGGCGATGCTCGCCGTGCTGATCCTGCCCACGGTGATCCTCGGCTTCACCGCCGTTTCGCTGGTGCTGCCGGCTGCCATGGCCTCGATCGCCAATGCCGGGCCGCATGGGCTGACCGAGATGCTCTATGCCTATTCCTCGGCGGCCGGCAACAACGGCTCGGCCTTCGGCGGCCTCGCCGCCGATACGCCCTGGATGGACCTGACGCTTGGCATCGCCATGATGCTCGGCCGCTTCGCCTATGTCGTGCCGGTCATGGCCATCGCCGGCTCGCTGGCCGCCAAGCCGCGCGCTGCGGAAGGCGGGGGAACCTTTCCGACGCATGGTCCGCTTTTCGCGGGCCTCCTGGCCGGCGTGATCCTGATCCTGGGCGGCCTGCAGTTCCTCCCTTCCCTCACCCTCGGTCCGATCGCCGAGCACTTCACCCTGCTTGCCGGCAAGACCTTCTGA
- a CDS encoding response regulator yields the protein MINSAPDLSSPRILVIDDEPQIHRFLGPALAASGYAPLQAKNAATGLHLAATQSPSAVLLDLGLPDLDGQDVIPRLRAFSAAPIIVLSARDGEMAKVAALDAGADDFVEKPFALAELLARLRASLRRATAAAGHEALTALIRIGQIEMDLATRTTTVSGTAIKLTPREWDLLAALARAGAGRVVTQRQLLSAVWGPGHAESPQYLRVYIGHLRQKLGEAGTLIRTEPGVGYRLGPAD from the coding sequence ATGATCAATTCTGCCCCCGATCTTTCCTCCCCCCGTATCCTGGTGATCGACGACGAGCCGCAGATCCATCGCTTCCTGGGGCCGGCACTCGCTGCATCTGGCTATGCGCCCCTGCAGGCGAAGAATGCAGCAACAGGGCTCCATCTCGCAGCCACGCAATCGCCGTCCGCCGTGCTGCTCGATCTCGGACTGCCTGATCTGGACGGGCAGGACGTGATTCCCAGACTCCGTGCCTTCAGCGCGGCACCGATTATCGTGTTGTCCGCTCGCGACGGGGAAATGGCCAAGGTGGCGGCCTTGGATGCCGGCGCGGACGATTTCGTCGAGAAGCCCTTCGCGCTCGCGGAGCTGCTCGCCCGTCTCCGGGCTTCACTTCGCCGTGCCACCGCAGCAGCCGGACACGAGGCGCTGACAGCGCTGATCCGTATCGGTCAGATCGAGATGGATCTCGCGACGAGGACGACGACGGTGAGCGGCACAGCCATCAAGCTAACGCCCCGTGAATGGGACCTGCTGGCTGCTCTGGCAAGGGCCGGGGCGGGCCGCGTGGTGACCCAGCGCCAGCTCCTTTCGGCGGTCTGGGGGCCAGGGCACGCCGAGAGCCCGCAGTATCTGCGCGTCTATATCGGACATCTGCGTCAGAAGCTCGGCGAGGCCGGCACGTTGATCCGGACGGAACCAGGTGTCGGCTACCGGCTGGGCCCCGCCGACTAG
- a CDS encoding transposase, giving the protein MRPHLLRAKELLGDKGYDSSRFRKALIAPCIPSTRSRKIPIPYDKALCRQRHRIENMFGHIDDRHRVAVRYGRCTRTFLSAICLAATVLFWINAS; this is encoded by the coding sequence ATGAGGCCTCACCTGCTGCGAGCCAAGGAACTGCTCGGCGACAAGGGTTACGACAGCAGCCGATTTCGTAAGGCCCTCATCGCCCCCTGCATCCCCTCGACCCGCAGCCGGAAGATCCCGATCCCCTACGACAAGGCACTCTGCCGCCAGCGCCATCGCATCGAGAACATGTTCGGCCACATCGACGATCGGCACCGCGTCGCCGTGCGCTACGGCCGCTGTACCCGTACCTTCCTCTCGGCTATCTGCCTCGCCGCCACCGTCCTCTTTTGGATCAATGCATCCTGA